In the Candidatus Zymogenaceae bacterium genome, AACGCTTCCGATGTGTACAAAGAGATCGCCGTTCATGCGCCGGGGCCGAGCGATGACGACGAATATCTGGTATACTCCTTTGACGGGGCGTCCCTGAAGGAGATGGGGAGGCTCGCGCGATGGCCCACATTTTCCGGGAACGGGATCGTCCTCGTGGACGGCTGGATGGGCTTCTGGAAGATCAGGGATAAATACGTCCTCGATACATCGACACGGACATTGCGGCACGTTCCCCAGGACCTCTACGCCGTCGGGGTGGAGGGGCATGCGATCAAGAGCTTTCCGGTCTATCGGACGAGAAGCGGAAATGAGGTGATTGCGAACACGATGCCCAACAGCAATTTTATCATCCTCGCATGTGACACCTCGCCGACATGCCTCAATGCATACGGAGATGCGGACGATTACTCCTGCGACTGGTACCTCATCAAGACCGTCACCGGGCTTGTGGGGTGGGTGCGGTGTGAGACGCTGATGGACTACGAGACGGTGGACGGCCTGACCTGGGCGGATTGATCGCCTCGACATATCCGACGCAGAGGGAGGCATCATCATTCTCCCGTGAGGCGAATCTGCTTTTGTACGATGACAGTCGTCCATCTCCATATATCATCAGATGGTGTGCGACACGCCGGACAGGTTGATGAATGAGGGGATGGGAAAAGAGATCTATGGGCCGGTGGTGTGCCGGCCTTTCTTTTTCAGGATGATCGGGAGAACGGATCGAATAGAGAACAGCGAACCGAATAAAATCGATGTTTTATAAGGTAATAATGCTTTATCGGTGTGTGACGATGTGTGTGTCGCGGCTTTTTTTCGGCGGAAGTCTGGTTTGGGCGAGAAAATTTGAATAATATCGAAGGTTTAAAATATGTAGAAAGCATCGACGGTACATGATATAGTGGTGCGAAAGAAAGGCGGGCGGCCGATCGGCCGATTGGTTTTTCGAAAACGCTCCCCCGAAAAAAGTCCCCCATCGAAAAAAGAGAGGATTAATGTACGATAGTTTTTTTGAGCCGAAACACATGGCGGTCATCGGCGTATCCCTGACGAACGACCGTCATCCGGCGAATATCATCTACAATAAAAACCGCCTCAGATATCCGGTGAATGTCTATCCGGTCAATCCGAAGGGCGGCACCATATTGGGGGAGACGGTCTATCGATCCATCGGTGAGGTTCCGGAGCGGGTGGACCTGGCGGTGATCGCGGTGGGGGCCGAGCACGTGGCGAAGGTCCTTGTGGAGTGTATCGACGCGCGCGCGAGGGCGGGGGTGATCGTCTCGGGGGGCTTCGCGGAGACGGGAAGGACTGACCTTCAGGATGAGATATCGAGCATCGCGAATGATGCGGGCTTCCCGTTTGTGGGACCGAACTGCCTGGGGGTTTACTCGCCCGGGTGTGTCAATACCCTGTTTCTCCCCGGCGAGCGCATGGTCACCCCGTCGGTGGGGAATGTCTCCCTGGTGAGCCAGAGCGGCGGTGTGCTGGTGGACCAGCTCGTGAAATTCTCCCTGGAGGGGGTGGGGGTCAGTCGTGCTGTGAGCATCGGAAACAAGGCGGGGTTGGACGAGTGCGATCTCTTGGAATACCTGGTGGACGATCCGAAGACGAGCGTGTTGGCCTTTTACGTGGAGGGATTCGACGGTGACGAGGGGAAGCGGTTTCTGGATGCGGCGAAGAGATGTCCCAAACCGGTTATCGTCCTGAAGGCGGGCAAGAGCGAAACGGGGCGGCGGGCGATTTCAACCCACACCGCCTCCCTGGCGGGGGACTACGAGGTGTTTCAGGGGGTGCTCTCCCAGCACGGCGTGGTGGAGGCAGGGGACGAGCTGGAGCTGGTTTCCTACTGCGAGGTGTTGAGCTGTTACCAGAACTCCATCAAAGGCAACGTTGCGGTGGTGAGCGGAAGCGGCGGCCACGGCGCCCTGGCGGTGGATACCTGCGCCGCCCACGGCCTGACGGTGCCGACAATGCCCGAAAGGATGCAGGAGGAGCTGCTTTCCGCCGTCTCCCCCAGCATCCGAAACATCGCCTCGATGGCGAATCCCTTCGACCTGACCGGAAGCGCCGTCGACGATGATTTCGTGACGGTCACCAAGTTTATCAGCACCTGGGACGAGATCGACTGCATCATCATGCTGCTGCTTCCGTACATCCCCGGCGTCACATCGGATGTGGGCGCCCGGCTCAGCGAGATATCCTATCTCTCGGGGAAGCCGCTTTTGGCCTACGTGCCCCATGTGGAGCGCTATCGGATGCTCATCGAAGGATTCGAGCTCAACGGCATCCCGGTCTCCCCGTCCATACACGGCGCGGTCCTGATGGCCGAGGCCCTCAAGAAATACCGCACAGTCCCGGGCGCCGGCGCCTGATCGGTTAACGGGAGGAGCCGGTCTCTTCCGCGAGAATTTCGAGCATCACCCCAAGAACCTGGGAGCCGATTTCGACATCCTTGTTGTCCGGGCAGTGTTTCTTGTCCGGGAAGTAGAGGTAGACGCCCCTTTCCAGCGGATAGTCCGGCTCCAGGCACAGGTCCCCCCAGGGGTCCAGGCCGCCGTTGACGTAGACCATGGGGACTGCGAGTTTCGGCACCATGTCTCTCACCATCCACTGGTTTTCGGAATTTTTCAAAAGATCCTCGCCGAACATCGTTTCGCATTCCTCGCAGTAGTCCTCAACACTCCGGGTGTAAAGCCCCCCCGCTTCCTTTGACATCCAGAAATCGAAGAATATCACGCACTGCTGGTACATATAGACCCGCCAGGCATAGCGGCCGGTGGCGGCCTCCTCCCGGGAGAGGGAGAGCCGCGAGCGGGAGTATGCGTATTCCCACGCCGCGCCGTCGGCCATGTTGTCGTCGATGAAGTGCATAGCCGAAAGAAAGAGCGGCGTCGGCAGCATCGAGAGGAGCTTAAAGAGCGGGAGGTATTTTTCGAACTGCTGAAGCTGGGCCAGGCCGGACACCAGTGCCAGGAGGAATTCCCGTTCCTGCCAGGTCTCGTCGAAGACCTCCGTGGGCTCAAGGTTGCTGACATGTTTCACGATGCGGCCGTAGAGCTTATCGCCGAAGTTGGTGCGCACCTGGTCCTCATAAGTGTACGCCATGAACGGCCAGTCCACCACGCCGCTGGAGGAGAGGATGAGCTCAACATCCCCGGGATAGAGAAGGGCGAAGTTGATGACCAGCGCCCCGCCGTAGCTGTATCCCACCCCCATCCAGGGGCCGGTATAGGTCTCCTTGAGGATTTCCACCGCCCGGTGGTAATCGGCCAACGCCTGGGGTATGGAGACATACGCCGGGATAGACTGGTTCGGATCGTCGGTCAAACTCTGTCCGTAGCCCCGGTGCTCGGCGGTGATGAAAATGACATCATCCGGGGAGCCGTACTTCTCGTAATGCCGGATGAGATATGCCTGGTCCAGGTCGTCCTCGTAGCCCAGGATGAAAAAGACCGGCGAGCTGATATCGGCCCCGTCCGGTATCAGGACGTACACCTCTTCATCGAAGGTGGGACCGGACGGGTCGGCATGATTCACCGGCTGGGTGATGGTGAAGGATTCCACGGTGGCGCCGAGGGGCGGTCCGGTCTCCCCGGCGCGGGTCGGATGCGGTGTCAGAAGCACACAGGTAAGAATCAGCAGTGCACAGACGGCAC is a window encoding:
- a CDS encoding CoA-binding protein: MYDSFFEPKHMAVIGVSLTNDRHPANIIYNKNRLRYPVNVYPVNPKGGTILGETVYRSIGEVPERVDLAVIAVGAEHVAKVLVECIDARARAGVIVSGGFAETGRTDLQDEISSIANDAGFPFVGPNCLGVYSPGCVNTLFLPGERMVTPSVGNVSLVSQSGGVLVDQLVKFSLEGVGVSRAVSIGNKAGLDECDLLEYLVDDPKTSVLAFYVEGFDGDEGKRFLDAAKRCPKPVIVLKAGKSETGRRAISTHTASLAGDYEVFQGVLSQHGVVEAGDELELVSYCEVLSCYQNSIKGNVAVVSGSGGHGALAVDTCAAHGLTVPTMPERMQEELLSAVSPSIRNIASMANPFDLTGSAVDDDFVTVTKFISTWDEIDCIIMLLLPYIPGVTSDVGARLSEISYLSGKPLLAYVPHVERYRMLIEGFELNGIPVSPSIHGAVLMAEALKKYRTVPGAGA